CGGCCGCCTGAGGCGTTACTTCCCCAGCTCTCTGCCGGCGAAGCGAGCAACGCACGTCCCGAGTCACGCGGATTCGGGACGTGCTCCGATCATCCGCCGATCGAAGGAGCGATCGAGGTGCCAGTCTCCCACCCCATGGATGTTGCGGTTCGAGTCCGCCCACTTGTGCCGACGCTTGCCAGCATCGTCACTCTGACTCAACCCATCACCGAAACCACGTGGTCCCGACTTCGCCACGATCCGGCACTCGGCCTCCTCTTGGCCGAGTTCGCCCCATCGTCGCCTCGATTCGACGCGGCAACTCTCCGCCGCCCGGAACTCATCGACCGAATCTCCGCCACACTCGCCGCCCCAGACGCCGGTTGGATCGATTGGTCTGCCCCGCTCTGGGAACGCAAGTTGTTGGCATTATGGCACTTCGCCACGCAAGCCGATGCCATTGCCGCCCGCTGTGCCGTCGCCATCGATCGGGATGCACTCTGGCTCGCCGCCATGGTCGCCCCCGTGGGTTGGCTTTTGAACGCGGCGGATCATCCGTCCCCGACAGCGAATTGGACCGATGACGCCAGCGATTCCGCCCGGCGATACGCTCACATGCATCATTGGCCGGATTGGTTGCTGGCCGCCGCCACGCACCTGGCGCTCCCCTGGGCAGTGGCCGTCGATTTGGGGGCTGATCCGCACATTCATGCGATTTTACAACTGGCTTCGGTCGATCCCGAGATTCACGCCCATTGGCCGCTGGTGCCGATGGATAGCGACCTCGCGGAAGCACGGAATTCGCTCGGTTTGACGCCGGACGATTTGCGGCATCTCCCCGCCGCAACGCCTGCTGCGAATTGGAGTTGCGACGATCCACGCCGGGCATCGCTCATTCAGCCGCTGTTGGATGTCTGCCTGCGGGAACGCCGCGCGGCCATTGAGCCGAAACTGGCCCAACTGGAAAGCGAACTCGATCGGCTGCGGGCGAGTTTTCGTCGGCAGATCAGCAGCGAGCAATCGCGACTGCGGGATGCCAAAATTGCCGCCATGGCCGAATTCTCCGCCGGGGCCAGTCACGAAATCAACAATCCGCTCGCGGTGATCAGCGGGCAAGCGCAGTTGATGCTGTCGCTGGAAGAAGAACCCAGCGTCATCAAAGGCTTGGAATGTATTCTCCGACAGACGCACCGAATTCATAGCATTCTCTCGGAGTTGATGCAGTTCGCCCGCCCGCCTCAGCCCAAGCGCATTCGTCTGGACATTCGGGCGATTCTGCGGGAAGCCATCTATCAACTGCAAGACCTGCAAGAAAAGAAGCAGCTCACCATCGAACTCGATGAGCCAGATGAACCGATCCCGCTGATCGGGGATGCTCGACAAATGATGACCATGTTGACCGGATTACTCCGCAATGCCGAGCAGGCCGCCCCCGTCAAGGGGTGGGTGCGCATTCGCCTGGAGATTCCGACCGGCAATCAACTGGCCATCCATATTGAAGACAACGGCCCGGGAGTGCCCGCCGACATTCGCGATCACTTATTCGATCCATTTTTCTCGGGTCGTAACGCCGGACGGGGTCGAGGGTTGGGATTACCCACGGCATGGCGATTGGCTCGGCAGCACGGCGGAAGCGTCGAGCATGCCCCCGCCACAACCGGCCCCACGCGATTCACACTCCGATTGCCGTTGAACGAACCGGAAGCCGATGCCGAATCTCGGGAACGACGAAGCGCATAAACGCGTGTCCCTGCGGTGACATGGAAGGAACCTCAGCATGCACGGCGACAAGATGCTATCGGAACGCTTGGAATCCGCAGAATTGGTCCATTGGCCAGACTGCCCATTTCCACTTCCATCGGAATCCGAACAATCGTTGTTGCGTCAACAAGCCTTGGCGCATCGCACGACGGCAGCCGTGGAATACCACCCCGCCAGCGATCGAATCACCGGCCTGCGTTCGCGGCAAGACGCCGACGCCGTCGCTGGGATTCTCCGACGCTTCCAGAATGGGATTCTGCAATGCCTCTCAGCAATGCTGCCCGAATATGCGGCAGGCTGGGAAGTTGGGCCAACCTGCCTGCACCCGGAAGAAGAAGCGATTCGGTCGCTGGGGTTCCAGCATCGCAAGGATCTGCTGCATTTCGAGCAAGCGCAGCACGAATTCTCGCAGGGTCGGCGACTGCTGCGGGTGTTGGTGAATCTTCACCCCACGGAATCGCGCGTTTGGGCGACCTCGGAACCGTTCGCCGAATTACTTGCCCGATATCAGCGTGAGAATCGCCTGAGCGATCGCTCGATCGAGCAATGGTGTCAATCGGCGGGCTGGCCACGCTTGTGGGGAGCGGCCCAACGCGGCGAATCTGCGTATGATCGCTTCACCAAAAAGCTGGATCACTTTCTGAAGACAGACGATGCCTTTCAGGATCGCGCCCGACGCCGCTACTGGCATTTCGAGCCGCGATCGGCGTGGATGGTGTTTGCGGATGCCCTGGCGACGGCCGAATTGCGGGGGCAATACGCTCTTGAACAAACGCTATTCATTCCGTTGGAATCGCTTCGCTGCCCGGAATTGGCTCCCGTCTCGATGCTCGCGCGCGAGTCGGCACCGGCCCGACGACTCGCGGGGTAATATGGCGCAACCCCATTGGCAATCGTGGGTTCGGGAGTGGGTGGATCTGGTGTATCCCTCACTTTGCGCGGCCTGCGATACCCGATTGTTGCCGACGCAATCGGATTTCTGCCCGTCTTGCTTGGCGCAACTCATCGACGATCCCAGTGAAACCTGCCCGAAGTGTGCCGCCAGTATTGGTGCGTTCACCGATACGCGTGATGGCTGTCCGTATTGTCGGGGGGAGAAATTCCCCTTTCGTTCGACCGTGCGAATGAACACCTACGAGCCGCCGCTGCAACCGCTGATATTGGCGATGAAGCAGCCGGGTGGCTATCGTCTGGTGGAATCGCTGGCCCGACTCTGGGTCGAACAGGTGGCCCCCAAACTGTCTCATCAGCAGATTGATGGGATTATTCCACTTCCGATCCATTTTTGGCGTCGGATGATGCGCGGGTTCAACACGACGGATCGGTTGGCCGCTCGGCTGGGGGAACGGCTTGAGCGTCCCGTCTGGCGGAACGTGCTGCGTCGCAGTCGCTGGACACCTCGGCAAGCCGGACTGGAGCCAAGCCAGCGGCGGAGCAATGTGCAAAATTCCTTTCAAATTGCCCAATCGACGCCGATTCGCGGCAAACGCATTCTGCTGGTGGATGATGTGCTGACCACCGGAAGCACGCTGGCGGAAGCCGCGCGGGTGCTGCTTGCCGGCGGGGCAGCCGAGGTGCATTTGGCCGTTGTGGCGCGCGGTGGGATGAAGCCGCGAGCCCGATTGCGACCTTCCGCCGATTCTGCGGATTCTTCCAGTTGACTGAATTGCTCGGGTGAATCGGTGTAAGATAGCAATGGCTGGCGCGCATCCGAAAAAAACCGATCCCTGAATTTGGCGAATGAACCGATAGATGGCAGAGTTGATTTTGATATCGTCTGCAATTGTTCAATTGGGTTTCTTCGTGAATGAATCGCGATGCCCCAAGATTAAGCCGATTCGAGCCGCCCGCAGATGGTGTCAGAAGTCCCTGCGGCTCGGATCCAGACGATCCCAAAAGGGTTCTGGATGACCCCCGTTACCGTTTGATGATGGAGCGTGTGACAGCCAGAGTCGATTGCCTGGAACTGGGCCATGGAGATGATCGTTGTGCGATCGTCGGCTCCGGGACCGGCTTGGATCGTAGGGGGAATGAGGGATTATGATACGGCAGATGATGGCGGCTTGCCTGGTTCTGGCTAGCACCGGAATGTTGTCGGCAAGCGAGATGGAAACTTGGTTTTCGGAACGGGTCAAGGATTTTGGCACGGTTCCCAAGGGACCGGTGCTCACTCATTATTTCCGAATTACCAACCCCACCAACCAACCCATTCAGATCGGCGGCGTGCGTGTCTCGTGCGGATGCGTTTCGGCTTCCGCGACGCAGAACACCATTCCTCCTGGGCAATCGGCTGCGATCCTCGCCCAGATGGACACGCGTCGCTACTCGCGTCCTGTCACGATCTTCGTGACCTTCCTGGCACCGCGCATGGAAGAAGTGACGCTGCAAGTGATGGCCAACACGCGTCTGGACTTGGTGATGAACCCAGAAGTGTTGACGTTCTCTCAGATGACGCATGGCCGAGAAGCGCAAGCCCGCGTTCGCGTGTCGGTCTATGGCGATCCTGCGTTCCGCATCCTGAAAGCCACCAGCGAAAGCACGCTGTTGTCGGTGGAAGCCAAGGCTGCTGCGGGTCAATCGTCGGAAACCGCGTTCGATGTCGTGGCGACTGCGAGCGCCCAAGTGCCGGTGGGACGATGGTTTGCGGATGTGAATCTGGAAACCACCACAATGGGCAAGATTCGCGTTCCGGTGTCGATCGAAGTGCTCCCCTCGCTGTCTGCTGCCCCCAGCAATCTGACGCTCGGCAGCATGAGCATGGGACAATCGACCGAACAGCGTGTCATCCTGAAAGGCCCCGAGCCGTTCAAGGTGCTGCAAATCACGGGCGTTGACGATCAAGTGAAGGTCACCAAGTCCGGAGATGAAGCCCGCCCCGTGCAGGTGCTGACCATCTCGGTGACTCCCAAGAAGTCCGGTCTGATTGATCGCACGATCCGAATCGAAACCGACCTGAAGGGCGACAAAGTGGTGGAAATTCCCGTTCGTGCGGAAGTTTCTCCCAATCCGTAATCTGACAAGGTCCGAACCCGTCGCCACACCTTGATCCCGTACCCCGGAATGATCGCAATCGATCGCTCCGGGGTTTCGCGTTTTCCGGCTGCGTTGCTTGTTCCGTCGCGGCGGCTCGTGGTACCATCACTGGGGTGATTGGTCCCGATTTGGCTGAGTGGTCTGGCATGGATGGCACCCCGTTTACCCGCGAACAGTTGCGCTCGCATGATCTGATTTGGATCACGCTGGATACGCTGCGTTACGATGTGGCACAATCCGAATGGCAAGCCGGTCGCACGCCATTTCTGCAATCGAAACTCCCATCCACGGGATGGGAAGCGCGACACTCGCCGGGCAGCTTCACCTACGCCGCGCATCAGGCATTCTTTGCCGGATTTCTGCCGACGCCGATTCCGCCAGGCCGACACCCGCGACGATTCGCACTCGCATTTGCCGGCAGCGAAACCACCGGCCCCGATACGTTGGTGTTCGAGACCGAATCGCTCATCGCCGGATTCCGCCAGGCGGGATACACCAGCATCTGCATCGGCGGCGTCGGATTTTTCAACCAGCAGACACCCCTTGGCCGCATTCTCCCCAACTATTTCGATGAAGCGCATTGGTCCCCGAATCTGGGGGTGACCGATCCGGAATCGACGCGGAACCAGGTCGATCTCGCGTTGGAGCGAGCGTCGGCACTCCCCCGCGATCAGCGAATGCTGTTGTTTCTGAATTGCTCCGCGATTCATCAGCCAAATCGGTTCTATCTGCCGAATGCCACAGATGATACGCTCGAATCGCACGCGGCGGCATTGCGCTATGTCGATGGTCAACTGCAACGATTATTCGCAGGATTGGCCGAGCGTGCCCCGTTGTTCGCACTCGTGCATTCCGATCACGGCACCGCCTATGGCGAGGACGGCTACACCGGGCACCGATTGGCCCATCCGGTGGTATGGACGGTTCCGTATGCCGAATTCTGGCAACCGCAGCGGAAGGAGGCCGCATGAATCCGATCCCCACGCTCAGCGATTTAACCGCGCGATTGAGCCGAACTCCCTATCAGGGCTACGTTTACGCCTATCCGCACAAGACTGCGTACCGCCCGCTCACCCCGCCACGATCGCTGGCATCGGTCTGGAGCGAGCAACCGCAAGATTCGCTGTTTCTATACGTCCACATTCCGTTTTGCGGAATGCGCTGTGGATTCTGCAACCTGTTCACGCAGGCCAATCCGGTCGATTCGCTGGTGACGCTCTATCGGGATGCGCTCGATCGGCAGATGCTCCGCACCCGAGCCGCCCTGCCCGATGCCCGCTTCGCGCGGCTGGCCATCGGCGGCGGCACCCCGACCTACCTCGACTTGCCGGACCTGATCGGCCTGTTCGAGCGAATGCGGACGATTTTCGGCGTCGATCCGCGGCAGATTCCAACGGGGATCGAAGTTTCCCCGGAGACGGTGACACCCGAGAAACTCGCGTTCCTGCGGGAAATCGGCGTGCAGCGCATTAGCATGGGCGTGCAATCATTCCGGGAGAATGAGACAAAGCACGCCGGGCGACCGCAGAAGTTGGCCACCGTGCATACCGCGATCGAAGCCATTACCGCACAACGCTTTCCGATTCGCAATCTCGATCTGATTTACGGCATGCCCGAACAGACGCTTGATACGTGGGATGATTCGCTGCGGCAAACCCTGGCGATTCGCCCCGAGGAGATTTATCTCTATCCGTTGTATGTTCGTCCGCTCACCGGATTGGGCAAATCCGATCGCGAATGGGACGATATTCGCATCGCCTGCTATCGGCACGCGGTCGGGGTGTTGACCAATGCGGGCTATCGGCAAGTGTCGATGCGAATGTTCCGACTGGCGGAATTACCGCACGATTCCGGGCCAGATTACTGCTGCCAGCGCGATGGCATGCTGGGATTGGGCTGCGGCGCGCGTTCCTACACGGCTGGCTTGCACTATTCCGGCGAATATGCGGTCGGGTCGCAATCGGTGCGGTCGATTCTCCGCGATTATGTCGCCCGCAGCGATGCCGACTTCGACCGCGTCGATTTTGGCGTGGAGTTGGATGCCGTCGAACAGCGGCGACGCTGGCTGCTGCAATCGCTGCTCGTCGCCGAGGGGATGTCTCGGGAATTCTATCGGCAGCGATTCAGCAGCGACGCCCTGGACGATTTCCCCGAATTGTGGGAACTCCCCGAATCGGGATTGGCGAGCATCACCGATTTGCACATCACGTTGACAGCATTGGGGTTAGAACGATCGGATACGATTGGGCCGTGGCTGTTTTCCCCGGCGATGCGGCAGCGCATGGAGGCGTATCAATGGCGTTGAATCTGGCGATGCTCTATCGTGGCTCGCTGGCCAGTTGCAACTACGCCTGCGACTATTGCCCGTTTGCCAAGCGCGTCGATCCGCCCGAGGCGTTGCGACAAGATCGACAACAGTTGGAGCGTTTCGTCGATTGGATTGCCCATCGTGCAACGATTGCGCCAGAGGATCGCTATTCCGTCTTGGTGACGCCGTGGGGCGAGGCGCTGGTGCGGTGGTGGTATGCCGATGCACTGGCCCGGCTGAGTCATCTGCCGAATGTCACCAAATCGGCCATTCAAACGAATCTTTCCGGCAAACTGGATTGGCTTCCGAGCGCGAATGTCGCCAAGTTGGGGCTGTGGTGCACCTATCACCCCAACGAAGTCACCCGCGAGCGATTCTTGCAGCAATGTCAACGGCTGCTGGATGCCGGAGTTCCGTTCTCCGTGGGCGTGGTCGGTCTGAAGGAGCATGCCGACGAGATTGCCGCGCTGCGGGCCGCACTGCCGAAATCGGTGTATTTGTGGATCAATGCCTACAAACGGACGCCCGATTATACTGATTCCGAATTGCTCGAACGATTCACGGCGATTGATCCGCTGTTTCCCATCAATACGGTTCGGCATCGATCGCAGGGGCATGCGTGTCGCACGGGGGACTCGGTGATCAGTGTCGATGGGGATGGCACGATGCGCCGCTGCCATTTTGTTCGGGAGCCGATTGGGAATTTGTACGATGCCGATTTTGCCGATGCGCTGCGTCCGCGTCTCTGCGAGAACGCAACCTGTGGTTGTCACATTGGTTATGTGCATTTGGAGCGGCTCGGATTGAATCGGGTATTCGGATCAGGCGTATTGGAACGCATCCCGCGCGGAAATGTGGACGGTTCTGAACAATTCCCAGGCGGACATTTTGACGCAAATCTCTTATCTTGTCCTGAACTCTCCAGAAACGGGTAATCACACGGGAACGAGCCGCGGGGAACCTCAGTCATGGCCGATGTGCCCATTCGACCGATTCGCAAATTGTTGGTCGCAAACCGCTCGGAAATCGCGATTCGCGTGTTCCGTTCTGCTCACGAGTTGGGCATTCGCACCGTGGCGATTTACTCGCACGAGGATCGCTTTGCCCTGCACCGCTTCAAGGCAGATGAAGCCTACAAAGTGGGCAAAACCGGCGAGCCGATTCGCGCGTATTTGGACATTCCCGGCATTGTCGCATTGGCCAAAGAAATCGGTGTGGATGCGATCCACCCTGGCTACGGATTTCTCTCCGAGAATGCCCATTTTGCGCGCGCTTGCCGCGAAGCCGGCATCATCTTCGTCGGGCCGCAGCCGGAAATTCTTGATGCGCTCGGCGACAAGGTGACCGCCCGACAGATCGCCCAAAAAGCGCAAGTGCCGGTGCTGTCCGGCTCCAGCGAGCCGCTCGCCGACAATGCTGCGGGCCACGAATTGGCCAACAAGCTCGGCTATCCGGTGATCGTCAAAGCGTCGATGGGTGGTGGCGGTCGCGGGATGCGGGTCGTGCGATCGGCCGACCAACTCGATAACGCCCTCGATTCCGCCCGACGTGAAGCCGGGGCTGCATTCGGTGTCCCCGATGTGTTCCTGGAAAAATTCGTCGAACGCGCTCGACATATCGAAGTGCAGATCATCGGCGATAATCACGGCAACCTCGTCCACTTGTTTGAACGCGATTGCTCGCTGCAACGGCGGCACCAAAAGATTGTCGAGTTGGCCCCCGCCCCGAATCTCGATCCGACCATCCGCGATCAGATTTTGGAATCGGCGCTGAAGATCGGCAATGCGGTCTCCGTCAACAACGCCAGCACGGTCGAATTCCTGTACGATGTCGATAGCGGCAAATACTACTTCATCGAAGTCAACCCGCGAATTCAGGTCGAACATACGGTCACCGAGCAGGTCACCGGGTACGACATTGTCCGCACGCAAATCCTAGTGGCGCAAGGACATTCGCTCAGCGATCCCGAAGTCGGCCTGGGCGATCAATCGGCGATCAAGACGCACGGCTGGGCGATTCAATGCCGAATCACCACCGAAGACCCGGCCAACGGATTCCGCCCGGATTACGGCCGACTCACCGCCTATCGTTCTGGCGCGGGTGCGGGCATTCGGCTGGATGCTGGCAGCGCATTTGGCGGCGCGGTGATTACCCCGTTTTACGATTCGCTGCTGGTGAAATTGACCGCGCACGGCCTGCGCTTCCATGATGCGGCTCGGCGGGTCGAACGCTGCTTGCAGGAATTCCGCGTGCGCGGCGTGAAGACGAACATTCCGTTCCTCATCAACGTCGTCACCCATCCGGAATTTCTCGACTATTCCGTCACCACGCGATTCATCGACGAAACTCCGGCCTTGTTCCAATTCGCCGCTCGTCGGGATCGTGCTTCGAAGATTCTGTCGTACATTGCCGACATTGTGGTCAACGGCCACCCCGAAGTGGTGAAGAAGAATCCCGCGCGGCCGGTGGCGCAACCGCGTGTGCCCAGCCGCACGCTCAGCAAGCCCGCCACCCTGCCCAAGGGGACCAAAGACCGCCTGACGGAATTGGGTGCGG
This DNA window, taken from Tuwongella immobilis, encodes the following:
- a CDS encoding sensor histidine kinase, whose amino-acid sequence is MPVSHPMDVAVRVRPLVPTLASIVTLTQPITETTWSRLRHDPALGLLLAEFAPSSPRFDAATLRRPELIDRISATLAAPDAGWIDWSAPLWERKLLALWHFATQADAIAARCAVAIDRDALWLAAMVAPVGWLLNAADHPSPTANWTDDASDSARRYAHMHHWPDWLLAAATHLALPWAVAVDLGADPHIHAILQLASVDPEIHAHWPLVPMDSDLAEARNSLGLTPDDLRHLPAATPAANWSCDDPRRASLIQPLLDVCLRERRAAIEPKLAQLESELDRLRASFRRQISSEQSRLRDAKIAAMAEFSAGASHEINNPLAVISGQAQLMLSLEEEPSVIKGLECILRQTHRIHSILSELMQFARPPQPKRIRLDIRAILREAIYQLQDLQEKKQLTIELDEPDEPIPLIGDARQMMTMLTGLLRNAEQAAPVKGWVRIRLEIPTGNQLAIHIEDNGPGVPADIRDHLFDPFFSGRNAGRGRGLGLPTAWRLARQHGGSVEHAPATTGPTRFTLRLPLNEPEADAESRERRSA
- a CDS encoding Kdo hydroxylase family protein, giving the protein MHGDKMLSERLESAELVHWPDCPFPLPSESEQSLLRQQALAHRTTAAVEYHPASDRITGLRSRQDADAVAGILRRFQNGILQCLSAMLPEYAAGWEVGPTCLHPEEEAIRSLGFQHRKDLLHFEQAQHEFSQGRRLLRVLVNLHPTESRVWATSEPFAELLARYQRENRLSDRSIEQWCQSAGWPRLWGAAQRGESAYDRFTKKLDHFLKTDDAFQDRARRRYWHFEPRSAWMVFADALATAELRGQYALEQTLFIPLESLRCPELAPVSMLARESAPARRLAG
- a CDS encoding ComF family protein; this translates as MAQPHWQSWVREWVDLVYPSLCAACDTRLLPTQSDFCPSCLAQLIDDPSETCPKCAASIGAFTDTRDGCPYCRGEKFPFRSTVRMNTYEPPLQPLILAMKQPGGYRLVESLARLWVEQVAPKLSHQQIDGIIPLPIHFWRRMMRGFNTTDRLAARLGERLERPVWRNVLRRSRWTPRQAGLEPSQRRSNVQNSFQIAQSTPIRGKRILLVDDVLTTGSTLAEAARVLLAGGAAEVHLAVVARGGMKPRARLRPSADSADSSS
- a CDS encoding DUF1573 domain-containing protein, giving the protein MIRQMMAACLVLASTGMLSASEMETWFSERVKDFGTVPKGPVLTHYFRITNPTNQPIQIGGVRVSCGCVSASATQNTIPPGQSAAILAQMDTRRYSRPVTIFVTFLAPRMEEVTLQVMANTRLDLVMNPEVLTFSQMTHGREAQARVRVSVYGDPAFRILKATSESTLLSVEAKAAAGQSSETAFDVVATASAQVPVGRWFADVNLETTTMGKIRVPVSIEVLPSLSAAPSNLTLGSMSMGQSTEQRVILKGPEPFKVLQITGVDDQVKVTKSGDEARPVQVLTISVTPKKSGLIDRTIRIETDLKGDKVVEIPVRAEVSPNP
- a CDS encoding STM4013/SEN3800 family hydrolase — protein: MDGTPFTREQLRSHDLIWITLDTLRYDVAQSEWQAGRTPFLQSKLPSTGWEARHSPGSFTYAAHQAFFAGFLPTPIPPGRHPRRFALAFAGSETTGPDTLVFETESLIAGFRQAGYTSICIGGVGFFNQQTPLGRILPNYFDEAHWSPNLGVTDPESTRNQVDLALERASALPRDQRMLLFLNCSAIHQPNRFYLPNATDDTLESHAAALRYVDGQLQRLFAGLAERAPLFALVHSDHGTAYGEDGYTGHRLAHPVVWTVPYAEFWQPQRKEAA
- a CDS encoding STM4012 family radical SAM protein; amino-acid sequence: MNPIPTLSDLTARLSRTPYQGYVYAYPHKTAYRPLTPPRSLASVWSEQPQDSLFLYVHIPFCGMRCGFCNLFTQANPVDSLVTLYRDALDRQMLRTRAALPDARFARLAIGGGTPTYLDLPDLIGLFERMRTIFGVDPRQIPTGIEVSPETVTPEKLAFLREIGVQRISMGVQSFRENETKHAGRPQKLATVHTAIEAITAQRFPIRNLDLIYGMPEQTLDTWDDSLRQTLAIRPEEIYLYPLYVRPLTGLGKSDREWDDIRIACYRHAVGVLTNAGYRQVSMRMFRLAELPHDSGPDYCCQRDGMLGLGCGARSYTAGLHYSGEYAVGSQSVRSILRDYVARSDADFDRVDFGVELDAVEQRRRWLLQSLLVAEGMSREFYRQRFSSDALDDFPELWELPESGLASITDLHITLTALGLERSDTIGPWLFSPAMRQRMEAYQWR
- a CDS encoding STM4011 family radical SAM protein — encoded protein: MNLAMLYRGSLASCNYACDYCPFAKRVDPPEALRQDRQQLERFVDWIAHRATIAPEDRYSVLVTPWGEALVRWWYADALARLSHLPNVTKSAIQTNLSGKLDWLPSANVAKLGLWCTYHPNEVTRERFLQQCQRLLDAGVPFSVGVVGLKEHADEIAALRAALPKSVYLWINAYKRTPDYTDSELLERFTAIDPLFPINTVRHRSQGHACRTGDSVISVDGDGTMRRCHFVREPIGNLYDADFADALRPRLCENATCGCHIGYVHLERLGLNRVFGSGVLERIPRGNVDGSEQFPGGHFDANLLSCPELSRNG